From a single Pasteurella atlantica genomic region:
- a CDS encoding ABC transporter permease, whose protein sequence is MKNPYFIWKFSSLLITTMVLLPLVAIVYNSFDGEIDNLIHLWNTTLGIYVVNSGLLVLGTVGFALFFALPSAWIVSSYQFKGKQSLQWLLCLPLAIPAYLSAYIYTDLLDYSGEIQTLLRDIFGWQNAQDYWFPQARTMYGACFILALVLYPYIFLVVRVALLEQSENLLQSAKILGAKNLRLFTKVTFPLIRSAIVVGISLVAMETLGDFGTVSYFAVSTLTTAIYDSWLGFGDFGTASRIAVFMLFIIFLLISVENYSRRKQKIYQRGYEQKVHQKQLRGKGLFFAYLWCGSLLSLAFFIPFGRLLYWSFHYFEQSWNSGFLEFAKNSLQVSAIASIIAIILALILHFTARFSQRTPVEQNLSRLSLQVSSMGYAISGTVLAIGLLSVLNLADHKLHWLLKLLDLPPVGLIFSGSIFALIIAYVIRFLAMAIGSIDNSLSKISPSLDMASQTMGKNGIKMLTKVHFPLISKGIITAGLMVFIECMKELNASLLLRPFNFETLATYLFNLTSTEQLEEAALSAVILVIIGIIPVIWLTRSLISQSQKEHHNDIT, encoded by the coding sequence ATGAAAAACCCCTATTTTATTTGGAAATTTAGCTCTCTTCTTATTACCACAATGGTTTTGCTACCTTTGGTTGCTATTGTTTATAACTCCTTTGATGGTGAGATCGATAACCTAATTCACTTATGGAATACCACACTGGGAATTTATGTGGTTAATTCTGGTTTATTAGTGCTTGGAACGGTAGGGTTTGCACTTTTTTTTGCTCTTCCCTCTGCTTGGATTGTTTCCAGTTACCAATTTAAAGGTAAACAAAGTTTACAATGGCTTCTGTGTTTGCCTCTTGCTATTCCAGCGTATTTAAGTGCGTATATTTATACGGATTTATTAGATTATTCAGGTGAAATTCAAACCCTATTGCGAGATATTTTTGGTTGGCAAAATGCTCAGGATTATTGGTTTCCACAAGCGAGAACAATGTATGGGGCGTGTTTTATTTTAGCTCTTGTGTTGTATCCTTATATTTTTTTAGTGGTACGAGTAGCACTGCTTGAGCAGTCTGAAAACTTATTACAAAGCGCTAAAATTTTAGGGGCAAAAAATTTACGTTTATTTACAAAAGTGACTTTTCCTCTTATTCGTTCAGCAATTGTGGTAGGAATAAGTTTAGTTGCAATGGAAACCTTAGGGGATTTTGGCACTGTTTCTTATTTTGCTGTTTCCACTTTAACCACCGCCATTTATGATTCTTGGTTAGGTTTTGGTGATTTTGGTACGGCAAGTCGTATTGCTGTATTTATGTTATTTATTATTTTTTTACTGATTTCAGTAGAAAATTACAGTCGCCGTAAACAAAAAATTTATCAACGTGGTTATGAACAAAAAGTGCATCAAAAACAGTTGCGTGGTAAAGGGTTATTTTTTGCTTATTTATGGTGTGGTTCATTGCTAAGCCTTGCTTTTTTTATTCCTTTTGGACGTTTACTTTATTGGTCATTTCATTATTTTGAGCAGTCTTGGAACTCAGGCTTTTTAGAATTTGCAAAAAATAGTTTACAAGTATCCGCTATCGCTTCGATAATTGCGATTATATTGGCATTAATTTTACATTTTACTGCACGGTTTTCACAAAGAACCCCTGTTGAACAGAATTTATCTCGATTATCATTACAAGTGTCCTCAATGGGCTATGCGATTTCTGGTACAGTCTTGGCGATAGGGTTATTGTCAGTTTTAAATTTGGCGGATCATAAATTGCATTGGTTACTCAAATTATTAGATCTTCCCCCTGTTGGATTAATTTTTTCAGGGTCGATTTTTGCGTTAATTATTGCTTATGTCATCCGATTTTTAGCAATGGCAATTGGGAGTATCGATAACTCCCTAAGTAAAATCTCACCATCCTTAGATATGGCAAGCCAAACAATGGGTAAAAATGGCATAAAAATGCTCACAAAAGTGCATTTCCCCCTTATATCAAAGGGCATTATTACTGCAGGTTTAATGGTGTTTATTGAGTGTATGAAAGAGCTTAATGCTTCACTATTATTACGTCCTTTTAACTTTGAAACCCTTGCCACTTATTTGTTTAATTTAACTTCAACAGAGCAACTGGAAGAAGCAGCACTGTCTGCAGTAATTTTGGTCATTATTGGTATCATTCCCGTTATTTGGCTAACTCGTTCCCTTATTTCACAATCACAAAAAGAGCATCACAATGACATTACTTGA
- a CDS encoding ABC transporter ATP-binding protein, with protein MTLLDIQQLSYQFGTTEVLKNLDLQVEENEIICLLGASGCGKTTLLKAIAGLLEIKQGTITLANQNLNTVAVENRQIGFIFQDYALFPHLTVAENIQFGLSKLSKKEQQFATERVLETVKLQGFEQRYPYELSGGQQQRVAIARSLVCNPKLLLLDEPFSNIDTQTRYEMIDEIKAILKTQNVPAIFVTHSKEEAFAFADRIAIMDQGKIVQYETPTTLYSKPHNKFVADFLGETNYLDCEVIDEHHLNTILDKHYFDKITYLKGKYQWLVRPEQIAINLNSQGKGKVIKKLFLGQQYRYNIAINELHLTAYHRQDIPIGTMVDIGVICDEVVLLNF; from the coding sequence ATGACATTACTTGATATTCAACAACTTAGCTATCAATTTGGTACAACAGAAGTATTAAAAAACTTAGATTTACAAGTGGAAGAAAATGAGATTATTTGTTTGCTTGGTGCAAGTGGCTGTGGAAAAACAACGCTTTTAAAAGCCATTGCAGGTTTACTGGAAATTAAGCAAGGCACTATTACTCTTGCCAATCAAAATTTGAATACTGTTGCGGTGGAAAATCGACAAATTGGCTTTATTTTTCAAGATTATGCACTTTTTCCACATTTAACGGTAGCTGAAAATATTCAATTTGGATTAAGCAAACTTTCCAAAAAAGAGCAACAATTTGCTACTGAGCGAGTGTTAGAAACCGTTAAATTACAAGGTTTTGAACAACGTTATCCTTACGAGTTATCAGGCGGACAACAACAGCGAGTGGCAATTGCTCGTTCATTAGTGTGTAATCCTAAATTACTGTTACTTGATGAACCTTTTTCCAATATTGATACCCAAACTCGTTATGAGATGATTGATGAAATTAAAGCGATTTTAAAAACTCAAAATGTCCCCGCTATTTTTGTGACTCACAGTAAAGAAGAGGCTTTTGCTTTTGCGGATCGAATTGCGATTATGGATCAAGGAAAAATCGTACAATATGAAACACCAACAACCCTTTATAGTAAGCCCCATAATAAGTTTGTGGCGGATTTTTTAGGTGAAACGAATTATTTAGATTGTGAAGTGATAGATGAACATCACTTAAATACCATTTTAGATAAACACTATTTTGATAAAATTACTTATCTAAAAGGAAAGTATCAATGGCTTGTTCGCCCTGAACAAATTGCGATAAATCTTAATTCTCAAGGCAAAGGGAAAGTGATTAAAAAATTATTTCTAGGGCAACAATATCGCTATAATATTGCAATAAATGAGTTACATCTTACCGCTTACCACCGTCAAGATATCCCTATTGGAACAATGGTTGATATTGGGGTTATTTGTGATGAGGTCGTGTTGTTGAACTTTTAA
- the nfuA gene encoding Fe-S biogenesis protein NfuA: MNINISEAAQNHFKKLLAQQEEGTNIRIFVVNPGTPRAECGVSYCPADAVEKSDTEVKFAPFSAFIDEISINFLDDAEIDYVTDELGAQLTMKAPNAKMPKVSDDAPLIERIDYVLQTQINPQLANHGGMATLVKLTDDGIVILQFGGGCNGCSMIDVTLKEGIEKQLISLFGDEIKGVQDATEHQAGEHSYY, encoded by the coding sequence ATGAATATTAATATCTCGGAAGCCGCACAAAATCATTTTAAAAAATTATTAGCACAGCAAGAAGAGGGAACAAACATTCGTATTTTTGTTGTCAACCCAGGGACACCACGTGCAGAATGCGGGGTTTCTTATTGTCCAGCTGATGCTGTTGAAAAATCTGATACAGAAGTAAAATTTGCACCTTTTTCTGCTTTTATTGATGAAATCAGTATTAATTTTCTAGACGATGCAGAAATTGATTATGTGACTGATGAACTTGGTGCTCAGCTTACAATGAAAGCCCCTAATGCCAAAATGCCCAAAGTATCAGATGATGCACCACTTATTGAACGTATTGATTATGTTCTTCAAACTCAAATTAATCCACAACTTGCCAATCACGGTGGAATGGCAACGTTAGTCAAGCTGACAGATGATGGAATTGTTATATTACAATTTGGCGGTGGTTGTAACGGTTGTTCAATGATTGATGTGACCTTAAAAGAAGGAATCGAAAAACAACTAATTAGTCTTTTTGGTGATGAAATCAAAGGTGTACAAGATGCGACTGAACATCAAGCGGGTGAGCATTCTTATTACTAA
- a CDS encoding bifunctional 3,4-dihydroxy-2-butanone-4-phosphate synthase/GTP cyclohydrolase II, giving the protein MFQFSSVKNALNAIARGEIILVTDDEDRENEGDLICAAEFATPENINFMATYGKGLICMPISQQIADKLMLTPMVTNNTDNHETAFTESIDHIDTETGISAYERSVTALKLVEDTAKASDFRRPGHLFPLVAKNGGVLRRNGHTEATVDLVRLAGLKEAGLCCEIMAENGTMMQMPELQAFATKHNMPFITIAQLQAYRRKHDNLIERISIVEMPTKYGNFIAHSFVEKLTGKEHIALVKGEIDSNQDILCRIHSECLTGDAFGSLRCDCGQQFSQAMAQIEKEGQGILLYLRQEGRGIGLVNKLRAYELQDKGMDTVEANLALGFKDDEREYYIAAQILKSLDVKDIRLLTNNPKKIKELTQFGLNITKREAIQIEPTEYDLNYLKVKQTKMQHLFNL; this is encoded by the coding sequence ATGTTTCAATTTTCAAGTGTTAAAAATGCATTAAACGCAATTGCTCGTGGTGAAATTATTTTAGTAACAGATGATGAAGATCGTGAAAATGAAGGTGATCTCATCTGTGCTGCTGAATTTGCTACCCCTGAAAATATCAATTTTATGGCAACATACGGCAAAGGTTTAATTTGTATGCCAATTTCACAACAAATTGCCGATAAATTAATGCTCACACCAATGGTAACAAATAATACGGATAATCACGAAACAGCCTTTACAGAAAGTATTGATCATATTGATACGGAAACAGGAATTTCTGCTTATGAACGTTCAGTTACTGCTTTAAAACTAGTAGAAGATACTGCAAAAGCAAGTGATTTTCGCCGTCCCGGACATCTGTTTCCATTAGTTGCAAAAAATGGTGGAGTGCTAAGACGTAATGGTCACACTGAGGCGACAGTTGATCTGGTTCGTTTAGCAGGTTTAAAAGAAGCAGGATTATGTTGTGAAATTATGGCAGAAAATGGCACGATGATGCAAATGCCAGAACTACAAGCCTTTGCAACTAAACATAATATGCCATTTATTACCATTGCTCAGCTACAAGCCTATCGTCGCAAGCACGACAATTTAATTGAACGTATTTCTATAGTAGAAATGCCAACTAAATATGGCAATTTTATCGCTCACAGTTTTGTAGAAAAACTAACGGGCAAAGAGCATATCGCTTTGGTAAAAGGTGAAATTGATAGCAACCAAGACATATTATGTCGTATTCATTCAGAATGTTTAACAGGTGATGCTTTTGGTTCACTACGTTGTGATTGCGGGCAGCAATTCTCTCAAGCAATGGCTCAAATTGAAAAAGAAGGGCAAGGCATACTACTCTATCTCCGCCAAGAAGGACGTGGAATTGGATTAGTCAATAAGTTACGGGCTTATGAGTTACAAGACAAAGGGATGGATACGGTTGAAGCCAATTTAGCATTAGGCTTCAAAGATGATGAGCGTGAATACTATATTGCTGCACAAATTTTAAAATCACTTGATGTAAAAGACATCCGCTTATTAACCAATAACCCTAAAAAGATCAAAGAATTAACACAATTTGGTCTTAATATTACTAAACGTGAAGCCATTCAAATCGAACCCACAGAGTATGATTTAAATTATTTAAAAGTTAAACAAACTAAAATGCAGCATTTGTTTAATTTATAA
- a CDS encoding acyl-CoA thioesterase domain-containing protein, giving the protein MMKALQKLIELLTLKKLGSHQFQGEVEDLGLPKVFGGQIMAQGLFAAMQQVELERILHSFHCYFINAGDIHSPIIYETEILREGKSFTSVSVLAKQKNTLLCRITASFQLKEQGFDHQSVMPEVAEPTDYYSENELIKSMAELLPTHLKEKFQAERPFEVRIKYANDPFSGVKLPPKQFVWFKTNDEIEAQNQRLQQCLFTYFSDFHCLPTALHPHEKGIMQQGMQFATLDHGIWFHRDFNLNNWTLYALETNNAFGGRGLTKGQVFDQQGKLLASVQQEGLIRAR; this is encoded by the coding sequence ATAATGAAAGCATTACAAAAATTAATCGAATTATTAACGTTAAAAAAGCTTGGTAGTCATCAATTTCAAGGCGAAGTAGAAGATTTAGGATTACCAAAAGTGTTTGGCGGGCAAATAATGGCACAAGGATTGTTTGCAGCAATGCAACAAGTTGAATTAGAAAGAATTTTGCACTCTTTTCATTGTTATTTCATTAATGCAGGAGATATCCATTCACCAATTATTTATGAAACAGAAATATTGCGAGAGGGGAAGAGTTTTACTTCTGTGAGTGTATTAGCGAAACAAAAGAATACTTTACTTTGTCGAATAACTGCTTCATTTCAGCTTAAAGAGCAGGGGTTTGATCATCAAAGTGTAATGCCAGAAGTGGCAGAACCGACTGATTATTATTCAGAAAATGAATTAATTAAATCAATGGCAGAACTTTTACCTACTCACTTAAAAGAAAAATTTCAAGCAGAGCGTCCTTTTGAAGTTAGGATTAAATATGCAAATGATCCTTTTAGTGGTGTAAAACTTCCACCTAAGCAATTTGTATGGTTTAAAACCAATGACGAAATAGAAGCACAAAATCAACGTTTACAACAATGTTTATTTACTTATTTTTCAGATTTCCACTGTTTACCAACGGCGTTACATCCACACGAAAAAGGCATAATGCAACAAGGAATGCAATTTGCAACTTTAGATCATGGTATCTGGTTTCATCGTGATTTTAATCTTAATAACTGGACGTTATACGCCTTAGAAACAAATAATGCCTTTGGTGGACGAGGTTTAACAAAAGGACAGGTTTTTGATCAACAGGGGAAATTACTGGCAAGTGTACAGCAAGAGGGGTTAATTAGAGCAAGATAG
- the ribD gene encoding bifunctional diaminohydroxyphosphoribosylaminopyrimidine deaminase/5-amino-6-(5-phosphoribosylamino)uracil reductase RibD produces the protein MTHLDYMKKAIELAERGRGWTNPNPLVGCIIVKNNHIIAEGYHEKYGEWHAERNAILNCTKDLSGATAYVTLEPCCHFGHTPPCCDLLIEKGINTVVIGSSDPNPLVAGKGIKKLREAGIEVIENIMKAQCDELNSIFFHYIQTKRPYVLLKYAMTVDGKIATITGDSKWITGEIARHQVQQTRHQYSAIMVGVDTILADNPMLNCRLENTKQPVRIVCDSQLRTPLTSKLVQTAPQFPTIIATLSTDLKRHQQYQELGVEIITVSADKNKRCDLNVILQILGHRGIDSVLLEGGSNLNFSALQMGIVDLIHCYIAPKLIGGKTAKTPIGGKGVVSLSDATQLKLTKTEMFGEDIRLTFEVKK, from the coding sequence ATGACACATTTAGATTATATGAAAAAAGCCATTGAATTGGCAGAGCGTGGACGAGGTTGGACAAATCCAAATCCTCTTGTAGGTTGTATAATTGTAAAAAACAATCACATTATTGCAGAGGGTTATCACGAAAAATATGGTGAATGGCACGCTGAACGTAATGCCATTTTAAATTGTACTAAAGATCTATCTGGAGCCACTGCTTACGTCACCCTTGAACCCTGTTGTCATTTTGGTCATACACCACCTTGCTGTGATCTATTAATCGAAAAAGGAATCAATACTGTTGTGATAGGTTCAAGTGATCCTAACCCTTTAGTGGCTGGAAAGGGAATTAAAAAACTACGAGAAGCAGGGATTGAAGTCATTGAAAATATAATGAAAGCACAGTGTGATGAGTTAAATTCTATTTTCTTTCATTATATTCAAACCAAACGTCCCTATGTATTATTGAAATATGCAATGACCGTAGATGGAAAAATTGCCACTATTACAGGTGATTCTAAATGGATTACTGGAGAAATAGCACGCCATCAGGTGCAACAAACTCGTCATCAATATAGTGCCATTATGGTAGGTGTAGATACCATTTTAGCCGATAATCCAATGTTAAATTGCCGTTTAGAAAATACCAAACAACCTGTACGGATAGTATGCGATAGTCAATTGCGTACACCATTAACCAGTAAATTAGTACAAACCGCTCCACAATTTCCCACCATCATTGCTACCCTTAGTACTGATTTAAAACGTCATCAACAATATCAAGAGCTGGGTGTAGAGATTATTACGGTTTCCGCAGATAAAAATAAGCGGTGTGATTTAAATGTCATTTTGCAAATTTTAGGTCATAGAGGGATTGACAGTGTGTTGTTAGAAGGAGGTTCAAATTTAAATTTTAGTGCCTTACAAATGGGTATAGTCGATTTAATTCATTGTTATATTGCCCCCAAATTAATTGGTGGTAAAACAGCAAAAACCCCAATTGGTGGTAAAGGCGTGGTGTCTTTAAGTGATGCCACACAATTAAAATTAACAAAAACAGAAATGTTTGGCGAAGATATACGCTTAACCTTTGAGGTGAAAAAATAA
- a CDS encoding SpoIIE family protein phosphatase yields the protein MKSCQLILAQYCKDPHPFYFRNNDALFNGGKVLQHKFLATHSLTRTKSRLILGVADALYDELHSYKASHFWMEQLGVCQKNQQALNYQWLCETQQKFNKAFAQENLGIATVFSAVEIDLENQIATLLNVGNCRVYLVNSQGEWTKISQDHVLLPKKNNPRVKYFQNSTESLSSYLIANNQPFQTAYFHQKIDIQADDTLLLFTAGIMNETAIQQCKEIWNKFNCNKKRVNFIKQMLISKKYICDDFSMICCSFL from the coding sequence ATGAAAAGTTGTCAGCTTATTTTGGCTCAATATTGCAAAGACCCTCATCCATTTTATTTTAGAAATAATGATGCTTTATTTAATGGTGGAAAGGTTTTACAACATAAGTTCTTGGCTACTCATAGTCTAACAAGAACAAAATCTCGTCTTATTTTAGGGGTTGCTGATGCACTTTATGATGAACTTCATTCTTATAAAGCAAGCCATTTCTGGATGGAACAATTAGGAGTATGTCAGAAAAATCAGCAAGCGTTAAATTATCAATGGCTTTGTGAAACTCAGCAAAAATTTAATAAAGCCTTTGCTCAGGAGAATCTGGGGATAGCGACCGTATTTTCCGCCGTTGAAATTGATTTGGAAAATCAAATCGCAACATTATTAAATGTCGGAAATTGTCGTGTTTATCTTGTTAATTCACAAGGAGAATGGACGAAAATCAGCCAAGATCACGTTTTATTACCTAAAAAGAATAATCCTAGAGTAAAATATTTTCAGAACTCAACAGAAAGTTTATCTTCTTACTTAATTGCAAATAATCAACCTTTTCAGACCGCTTATTTTCATCAGAAAATAGACATTCAGGCAGATGATACGCTTTTATTATTTACCGCAGGAATAATGAACGAAACGGCAATTCAACAGTGTAAAGAAATTTGGAATAAATTTAATTGCAATAAGAAAAGAGTCAATTTTATAAAACAAATGCTTATTTCTAAAAAATATATCTGTGATGATTTTTCTATGATCTGTTGTTCGTTTTTATAA
- the dusA gene encoding tRNA dihydrouridine(20/20a) synthase DusA encodes MLNNNYRGRFSVAPMLDWTTSHCRYFHRQFTQHALLYSEMITAPAILNAKYDLLAFDPAENPVALQLGGSDPQQLVQCAKLVEQRGYIEINLNVGCPSDRVQNGMFGACLMANAKLVAQCIEAMKNEVAIPVTVKHRIGIDELDSYEFLCDFIEKVEPVCDDFIVHARKAWLSGLSPKQNREVPPLDYERVYQLKKAFPHLNISINGGIKTIEEIKRHLQFVDGVMVGREAFQNPTLLGYIDQTIFDETAPIVTPMEAVEKMFPYIEQQLSKGVFLNHMIRPMLNAFQSCRGAKQWRRHLSENAHKQGAGIEVVETALNFVK; translated from the coding sequence ATGCTAAACAACAACTATCGTGGACGTTTTTCTGTTGCACCAATGCTTGATTGGACAACTTCCCATTGTCGCTATTTTCATCGACAATTTACTCAGCACGCTTTACTTTATAGCGAGATGATCACAGCTCCCGCTATTTTAAACGCAAAATACGATTTACTGGCGTTTGATCCTGCAGAAAACCCTGTTGCATTACAACTTGGGGGAAGTGATCCACAACAACTTGTACAGTGTGCAAAGTTAGTGGAGCAACGAGGTTATATTGAAATTAACCTTAATGTAGGTTGTCCTTCAGATCGTGTTCAAAATGGAATGTTTGGCGCTTGTTTAATGGCAAACGCTAAATTGGTAGCACAATGTATTGAAGCAATGAAAAATGAAGTTGCTATCCCTGTTACCGTTAAACACCGTATTGGTATTGATGAATTAGATAGTTATGAATTTTTGTGTGATTTTATTGAAAAAGTAGAGCCTGTTTGTGATGATTTTATTGTTCACGCACGTAAGGCTTGGCTGTCTGGGTTAAGCCCCAAACAGAACCGTGAAGTGCCTCCTTTAGATTATGAGCGAGTCTATCAACTCAAAAAAGCGTTTCCTCATTTGAATATTAGCATCAATGGAGGAATTAAAACCATTGAAGAAATCAAACGCCATTTACAATTTGTTGATGGTGTAATGGTAGGGCGAGAAGCGTTTCAAAATCCCACTTTATTAGGTTATATTGATCAAACTATTTTTGATGAAACTGCTCCTATTGTCACACCAATGGAAGCGGTAGAAAAAATGTTTCCTTATATTGAACAACAACTTTCTAAAGGTGTTTTTTTAAATCATATGATTCGACCAATGTTAAATGCGTTTCAAAGTTGTCGAGGTGCTAAGCAGTGGCGACGTCACCTCAGTGAAAATGCTCATAAACAGGGAGCGGGAATAGAAGTGGTTGAAACGGCATTAAATTTTGTAAAATGA
- the ribE gene encoding 6,7-dimethyl-8-ribityllumazine synthase: MTTFTGNLVATEMKIGIVCARFNDFINDKLLSGAIDTLIRHGANTENIDTAWVPGAFEIPLVANNMAKSGKYDAIICIGTVIRGSTTHYDYVCNEAAKGIGNVSLQTGVPVIFGILTTENIEQAIERAGTKAGNKGAECALSAIEMVNLLKVV, from the coding sequence ATGACAACATTTACAGGAAACTTAGTTGCAACAGAGATGAAAATTGGCATTGTATGTGCAAGGTTTAACGACTTTATCAATGACAAATTATTAAGCGGAGCAATAGATACATTAATCCGTCACGGAGCAAACACAGAAAATATTGACACGGCTTGGGTACCTGGTGCATTTGAAATTCCATTAGTTGCAAATAATATGGCAAAAAGTGGTAAATATGATGCCATCATTTGTATTGGTACTGTTATTCGAGGTTCAACGACTCACTATGATTATGTATGTAACGAGGCGGCAAAGGGTATTGGCAATGTTTCACTCCAAACTGGTGTACCTGTTATCTTTGGTATTCTCACCACTGAAAATATTGAACAGGCAATTGAACGTGCTGGTACTAAAGCGGGCAATAAAGGAGCCGAATGTGCATTAAGTGCAATTGAGATGGTAAACTTATTAAAGGTAGTTTGA
- the ribE gene encoding riboflavin synthase, whose translation MFTGIIEEVGKVAQIHTKGQFAQLKITANTLFNDIHLGDSIAVNGVCLTVTEFSTNHFCADVMEETLKRTSLGELQPNSPVNLERAMIVNGRFGGHIVSGHIDGTGVIHHITSGNNCTYYQIKTSPKLMRYIIEKGSITIDGISLTIIDCDDTTFSLSVIPHTISHTNLATKQRGSIVNIENDIIGKYVEKLLLSQTTQRNITEDFMEKVGF comes from the coding sequence ATGTTTACAGGAATTATTGAAGAAGTCGGTAAAGTAGCTCAAATTCACACAAAAGGACAATTTGCACAATTAAAAATTACCGCAAATACCCTGTTCAATGACATACACTTAGGCGACAGTATTGCGGTTAATGGTGTATGTTTAACAGTCACAGAATTTAGTACTAATCATTTTTGTGCAGATGTGATGGAGGAAACCCTAAAGCGTACTTCATTAGGCGAATTACAACCTAATAGCCCTGTCAATTTAGAAAGAGCAATGATAGTCAATGGTCGTTTTGGCGGGCATATTGTTTCAGGACATATTGATGGCACAGGTGTAATTCATCACATTACTAGTGGTAACAATTGTACTTATTATCAAATTAAAACATCTCCAAAATTAATGCGTTATATTATTGAAAAAGGCTCAATTACTATTGATGGTATTAGCCTAACCATAATAGATTGTGATGATACAACTTTTAGCCTATCTGTTATTCCTCACACTATTTCTCACACTAATTTAGCAACAAAACAACGAGGAAGTATTGTCAATATAGAGAATGATATTATCGGTAAATATGTCGAAAAATTGCTCTTATCACAAACTACTCAACGTAATATAACCGAAGACTTTATGGAAAAAGTTGGATTTTAA
- a CDS encoding DMT family transporter has protein sequence MKSSNSLLGGLFMVLAGLLFAITNTSVQYLSATIDPSAIAFFQYALAFIFIIPFLGIRGSKKAINSKHRLLHFVRVAFSVFGVQLWTYGLAYVPIWQAIALVMLSPLFTTIGSGLFLKENVSKIRYIATLIGLLGGFIILSPWSDDFNIYAFLPIAAAVFWSFASLITKYTSKDDNPITIVAYLLVLLLPVNYLFGYSHILMPSDLSTWGILILLGAVTAMAQFAIAKSYNLADASFVQPFDHLKLPFNVLAGWLVFGYLPPGELWIGALLIIFAVTMVSRVEKNKKMQE, from the coding sequence ATGAAAAGCAGTAATTCTTTACTCGGCGGGCTATTTATGGTTCTAGCAGGTCTTCTTTTTGCTATCACAAATACCAGTGTACAATATTTAAGTGCAACCATTGATCCCTCTGCTATCGCTTTTTTCCAATATGCGTTAGCCTTTATTTTTATTATTCCTTTTCTAGGAATAAGAGGAAGTAAAAAAGCCATAAATTCCAAGCACCGACTATTGCATTTTGTACGAGTAGCATTTTCTGTCTTTGGGGTGCAACTTTGGACTTATGGACTGGCTTATGTACCAATTTGGCAAGCTATTGCGTTAGTAATGCTTTCGCCTCTTTTTACTACTATTGGGTCTGGTTTATTCCTAAAAGAAAATGTGAGTAAAATCCGCTATATTGCAACCTTAATTGGTTTATTAGGTGGCTTTATTATTCTTTCCCCTTGGTCTGATGATTTTAATATTTATGCGTTCTTACCTATTGCAGCGGCAGTATTTTGGTCATTTGCTTCACTTATTACTAAATATACCTCAAAAGATGATAACCCTATTACTATCGTGGCTTATTTATTGGTGTTATTACTACCAGTAAATTACCTATTTGGTTATTCTCATATTTTAATGCCGAGTGATTTATCCACTTGGGGAATTTTGATTTTATTAGGTGCGGTGACTGCAATGGCACAATTTGCTATTGCGAAATCCTATAATCTTGCAGATGCTTCTTTTGTACAACCTTTTGATCATTTAAAACTACCATTTAATGTATTAGCTGGTTGGTTAGTGTTTGGCTATCTTCCACCAGGAGAATTATGGATTGGTGCATTATTGATTATCTTTGCTGTTACAATGGTTTCTCGTGTTGAGAAAAATAAAAAAATGCAAGAGTAA